One genomic region from Mycobacterium basiliense encodes:
- a CDS encoding cation-transporting P-type ATPase produces MSVSVTSAPAHHGLPAHEVVLLLETDPHRGLSDGEAVQRLERFGPNALPVAARSNLLLRMARQFHHPLIYVLLVAGVVTAGLQEYADSAVIFGVVVLNAVVGFIQESKAESALEGLRSMVRTRAKVVREGREHGVPSEDLVPGDLVMLESGDKVPADLRLVRVTELRVNESALTGESAPAHKDAVVLPEATPVADRRNMVYSGTLVTGGHGAGIAVATGAETELGEIHRLVGAAETLTTPLTAKLAWFSKVLTIAILGLAAVTFAVGLLRQQDAIETFTAAIALAVGAIPEGLPAAVTITLAIGVARMARRRAVIRRLPAVETLGSTTVICTDKTGTLTENQMTVQAIWTPDVMVEVTGTGYAPEGVLQNHDGDNVSLAANAALRWTLVAGVGCNDAAITHDDKRWNVVGDPTEGAMLVVAAKAGVNPERFAAGTPRVAAIPFSSERQYMATLHRDGDDHVVLAKGAVERMLELCSLQMGADGTLRPLDCSAVLCAADLLAARGLRVLATGVRSGVGPGELTEDSLRGSLAFTGLQAMLDPPRPAARSAVAACHAAGIAVKMITGDHVATATAIATNVGLLDADEPRPGDVLVGTDLAELAADEFPDAVDEAKLFARVSPEQKLRLVQALQARGQVVAMTGDGVNDAPALRQASVGVAMGRSGTEVAKDAADMVLTDDDFATIEAAVEEGRAVFDNLTKFITWTLPTNIGEGLVILAAIAFGSALPILPTQILWINMTTAIALGLMLAFEPKEAGIMTRPPRDPDQPLLTRGLVVRILLVSTLLVASAWWLFEWEVNRGASVEVARTAALNLFVVVEAFYLFSCRSLTRSAIRVGVFSNRWIVLGVAAQVIAQLAITYLPAMNDVFDTAPIGVPAWMRIFAVAAVVSLAVATDKMLRRVIPVLRR; encoded by the coding sequence TTGTCGGTATCGGTGACCTCCGCACCGGCTCACCATGGATTACCGGCGCATGAAGTGGTGCTGCTGCTCGAGACCGACCCGCACCGCGGACTGTCGGACGGTGAAGCGGTGCAGCGTTTGGAGCGCTTCGGGCCCAACGCATTGCCGGTAGCCGCGCGCAGCAACTTGTTGCTGCGCATGGCGCGGCAGTTTCACCATCCACTTATCTACGTGTTGCTCGTCGCGGGTGTAGTCACCGCCGGCCTGCAGGAATACGCCGACTCCGCGGTGATATTTGGCGTGGTGGTGCTCAACGCCGTCGTGGGGTTCATCCAGGAATCCAAGGCCGAGTCCGCGCTGGAGGGCCTGCGGTCCATGGTGCGGACGCGGGCCAAGGTGGTTCGGGAGGGCCGCGAGCACGGCGTGCCGTCGGAGGATCTGGTCCCCGGCGACCTGGTGATGCTGGAAAGTGGGGACAAGGTTCCGGCCGATCTGCGGCTGGTGCGGGTCACCGAGTTGCGGGTGAACGAGTCCGCGCTTACCGGCGAGTCGGCCCCGGCGCACAAAGATGCAGTGGTATTACCGGAAGCCACTCCGGTGGCTGATCGTCGCAACATGGTGTATTCCGGCACGTTGGTCACCGGGGGCCATGGCGCCGGAATCGCGGTCGCGACAGGCGCCGAAACGGAGCTGGGTGAGATTCATCGCCTCGTCGGTGCCGCGGAAACTCTGACGACGCCGCTGACCGCGAAACTTGCGTGGTTCAGCAAGGTCCTGACCATCGCAATCTTGGGCCTGGCGGCCGTCACCTTCGCGGTGGGTCTGCTGCGGCAACAGGACGCTATCGAAACGTTCACCGCCGCGATCGCGCTGGCGGTGGGGGCTATCCCCGAAGGCCTGCCGGCCGCGGTCACGATCACCCTGGCTATCGGTGTGGCTCGAATGGCCAGGCGCCGAGCCGTGATTCGGCGCCTGCCCGCGGTGGAGACGCTGGGCAGCACCACCGTGATCTGCACCGACAAGACCGGAACTCTGACCGAGAACCAGATGACCGTCCAGGCAATTTGGACCCCGGATGTCATGGTGGAGGTCACCGGAACCGGATACGCCCCCGAAGGCGTGTTGCAGAATCACGACGGCGACAACGTGTCGCTGGCGGCAAACGCTGCACTGCGCTGGACCCTGGTCGCCGGAGTGGGCTGCAACGACGCCGCGATCACCCACGACGACAAGCGATGGAATGTTGTGGGTGATCCCACCGAGGGCGCGATGCTCGTGGTGGCGGCCAAGGCCGGCGTCAACCCTGAACGGTTCGCTGCGGGCACGCCGCGAGTGGCGGCCATCCCGTTTAGCTCCGAGCGTCAGTACATGGCCACGCTGCATCGAGACGGCGACGACCACGTGGTGCTGGCCAAGGGCGCCGTCGAACGGATGCTCGAGCTGTGCAGTTTGCAGATGGGCGCCGATGGGACGTTGCGACCGCTGGATTGTTCCGCTGTGCTGTGCGCCGCTGACCTGCTGGCAGCGCGAGGTCTGCGGGTGCTGGCCACCGGCGTCCGATCCGGTGTCGGTCCGGGTGAATTGACCGAGGACTCGTTGCGGGGTTCGCTGGCATTTACCGGGCTGCAGGCGATGCTCGATCCACCCCGACCCGCCGCCCGATCCGCAGTGGCGGCCTGTCATGCCGCGGGCATAGCGGTCAAGATGATCACCGGCGACCATGTCGCCACGGCCACGGCAATCGCGACCAACGTGGGACTGCTCGACGCCGACGAACCACGACCGGGGGATGTACTTGTCGGCACCGACTTGGCCGAGTTGGCCGCCGACGAATTCCCCGACGCTGTGGACGAGGCCAAACTGTTCGCCAGGGTCTCACCCGAGCAGAAGCTGAGGCTTGTGCAGGCGCTACAGGCCAGGGGCCAGGTGGTCGCGATGACCGGCGACGGAGTCAATGACGCGCCCGCGTTGCGGCAGGCCAGCGTCGGGGTTGCGATGGGTCGCAGCGGCACCGAGGTCGCCAAGGACGCCGCCGACATGGTGTTGACCGATGATGACTTCGCCACCATCGAGGCCGCGGTCGAAGAGGGCCGCGCGGTATTCGACAACCTGACGAAATTCATCACGTGGACGCTGCCCACCAACATCGGCGAAGGCCTGGTGATCCTGGCTGCCATCGCCTTCGGCTCGGCGCTGCCGATTCTGCCGACCCAGATTTTGTGGATCAACATGACCACCGCCATCGCTCTTGGCCTCATGCTCGCCTTCGAGCCCAAGGAGGCCGGCATCATGACCCGTCCGCCGCGCGATCCCGACCAGCCGCTGCTGACTCGCGGTCTCGTGGTGCGGATTCTGCTGGTTTCGACGCTGCTGGTGGCCAGTGCGTGGTGGCTGTTCGAATGGGAAGTCAACAGAGGGGCCAGCGTCGAGGTGGCCCGCACCGCTGCGCTGAACCTGTTTGTCGTGGTCGAGGCGTTTTATCTGTTCAGCTGCCGGTCGTTGACCCGCTCGGCCATCAGGGTCGGCGTCTTCTCCAACCGCTGGATCGTGCTCGGCGTCGCCGCGCAGGTGATCGCGCAACTCGCAATCACCTACCTACCGGCGATGAACGACGTCTTCGACACCGCACCGATCGGGGTCCCGGCGTGGATGCGCATCTTCGCCGTCGCCGCCGTTGTCTCACTCGCGGTGGCCACCGACAAAATGCTGCGCCGGGTAATCCCGGTGCTCCGCAGGTAG
- a CDS encoding glycine/sarcosine N-methyltransferase, whose protein sequence is MTSLSIHRDNAELELHDQVYGDDPLSDRDTGLYRAEYVMSFVEKWDELIDWDARAESEGRFFVDVLRARDKQHILDVATGTGFHSVRLTEAGFDVTSADGSAAMLAKAFENGRRRGLIIRTVQADWRELNRDIQGKYDAIICLGNSFTHLHDEHDRRRALAEFYAALRHDGILILDQRNYDEMLDHGFKSKHKYYYCGDKVTAEPEYVDDGLARFKYTFPDGCEYTLNMFPLRKSYVRRLMREAGFETVRTYGDFQESYEGTEPDFFIHVAEKSLSHSANGGPAIAEALTPNEAESEVGAEAYYDSADANAFYSMIWGGEDIHVGCYEHTRDIGAAARKTVERMVRQLSTTCDGDTRLLDLGSGYGGSARHLATEYGCSVTCLNISEAQNETNRERNARLGLESRIRVVHGSFDAVPEPDASYDVVWSQDAILHAADRRRVFEEAFRVLRPGGELVFTDPMQADDVPDGVLQPVYDRLNLVDLGSMRFYRETAQSVGFEVIDQIDLVHNLGIHYQRVLEELETRHRELERKSSIEYLDKMRAGLQNWVDAARRGHLAWGIQHFRKPA, encoded by the coding sequence ATGACGAGTTTATCTATCCACCGGGATAACGCCGAATTAGAGCTACACGATCAAGTTTATGGCGACGATCCATTATCCGACCGTGACACTGGGCTATATCGTGCTGAATATGTCATGAGTTTCGTCGAGAAATGGGACGAGCTGATCGACTGGGATGCTCGCGCCGAGTCCGAGGGGCGGTTCTTTGTCGATGTGCTGCGCGCGCGCGACAAACAGCACATCCTCGATGTCGCGACCGGTACCGGCTTTCACTCGGTCCGTCTGACCGAGGCGGGGTTCGATGTGACCAGCGCCGACGGTTCGGCGGCGATGCTGGCTAAGGCCTTCGAGAACGGCAGGCGGCGCGGTCTGATCATCCGAACGGTGCAGGCCGACTGGCGAGAGCTGAACCGCGATATCCAAGGTAAATACGACGCCATTATCTGTCTGGGAAACTCGTTCACTCATTTGCATGATGAGCATGACCGTCGTCGGGCCCTTGCCGAATTTTATGCGGCGCTCCGCCATGACGGTATTCTGATCCTCGATCAACGGAACTACGACGAGATGCTTGATCACGGGTTCAAGTCGAAGCACAAATACTATTATTGCGGCGACAAAGTGACGGCCGAGCCGGAGTACGTCGATGACGGGCTCGCTCGTTTCAAATACACGTTCCCGGACGGCTGCGAATACACGCTGAACATGTTTCCGCTGCGCAAGTCCTACGTTCGCCGTCTAATGCGCGAAGCGGGCTTTGAAACCGTACGCACATACGGCGACTTCCAGGAATCGTATGAGGGGACCGAACCCGACTTTTTCATCCACGTTGCGGAGAAGTCGTTGTCGCACAGTGCAAACGGTGGACCGGCTATCGCCGAGGCGCTGACTCCCAACGAGGCCGAATCCGAGGTCGGCGCCGAGGCTTATTACGACAGTGCCGACGCCAACGCGTTCTACTCGATGATCTGGGGCGGCGAGGACATTCACGTCGGTTGTTACGAGCACACCCGCGACATCGGGGCGGCCGCCCGGAAAACCGTGGAACGCATGGTCCGGCAGCTGTCGACGACGTGTGATGGCGATACCCGTTTGTTGGATTTGGGTTCGGGCTATGGCGGGTCGGCGCGGCACCTCGCCACGGAGTACGGCTGTTCGGTCACGTGTCTGAACATCTCCGAGGCGCAGAATGAGACCAACCGGGAGCGCAACGCGCGCCTTGGGCTCGAGTCGCGGATCCGAGTGGTCCATGGCAGCTTCGACGCTGTTCCCGAACCGGACGCCAGTTACGACGTCGTCTGGTCGCAGGATGCCATCTTGCACGCCGCCGATCGCCGCCGAGTGTTCGAAGAGGCGTTTCGGGTGCTCAGGCCCGGTGGTGAGTTGGTCTTCACCGATCCGATGCAGGCCGATGATGTGCCCGATGGCGTGCTGCAGCCGGTCTACGATCGGTTGAACCTGGTCGATCTGGGCTCGATGCGGTTCTATCGCGAAACGGCGCAGTCGGTTGGTTTCGAAGTGATCGATCAAATCGACCTGGTCCATAATCTGGGGATTCACTACCAGCGGGTGCTCGAGGAGCTTGAGACCCGCCATCGCGAACTCGAACGGAAATCCTCAATCGAATACTTGGACAAGATGCGGGCCGGACTGCAGAACTGGGTGGACGCCGCCCGCAGGGGCCACCTTGCTTGGGGCATCCAGCATTTCAGGAAACCTGCCTGA
- a CDS encoding amino acid permease, giving the protein MSDSRPSTHRKAAAIDTGSGLRQGLSQRQLNMIAIGGVIGAGLFVGSGVVIRATGPAAFVTYTLCGVVVVLVMRMLAEMAAANPSTGSFADFAAQALGGWAGFSVGWLYWYFWVIVVGFEAVAGAKVLTYWLHTPLWLLSLILMMMMTATNLFSVSSFGEFEFWFAGIKVVVIVVFLLLGGAFAFGLLPGHDMDFSNLTADGGLFPAGVGAVFTAVVVAIFSMTGTEVVTIAAAETPDPERAVQRAMGTVVARIAIFFVGSVFLLAVILPWNSIEPGSSPYVAAFRHMGIPGADQIMNAVVITAVLSCLNSGLYTASRMLFVLAARREAPASLVKLSARGVPYIAILASSAVGFLCVIMAAVAPNTVFIFLLNSSGAVILFVYLLIALSQIILRGRTPPEKLRVRMWMFPILSIVAVIGIIGVLVRMAFDDAARSQLWLSLLSWLVVIGLYAAIKTVMRNRQPVVG; this is encoded by the coding sequence GTGTCGGATTCACGGCCCTCGACTCATCGGAAGGCGGCCGCTATAGATACCGGGTCAGGACTGCGTCAAGGACTGTCGCAGCGCCAGCTCAATATGATCGCAATCGGCGGGGTTATCGGCGCTGGCCTGTTCGTCGGGTCCGGGGTGGTCATCAGGGCTACCGGTCCGGCCGCATTTGTGACGTACACACTATGCGGTGTGGTGGTCGTGCTGGTGATGCGGATGCTTGCCGAGATGGCCGCCGCGAACCCGTCCACCGGTTCGTTTGCCGACTTTGCCGCCCAAGCCCTGGGGGGTTGGGCAGGATTCTCGGTCGGCTGGCTGTATTGGTACTTCTGGGTGATCGTAGTGGGCTTTGAAGCGGTTGCCGGCGCCAAAGTCCTGACCTACTGGCTCCACACACCGCTGTGGCTGCTGTCGCTGATTCTGATGATGATGATGACCGCGACGAACCTGTTTTCGGTGTCATCTTTCGGTGAGTTCGAATTCTGGTTCGCAGGCATCAAGGTCGTGGTCATCGTGGTGTTCCTGCTGTTGGGCGGCGCGTTCGCGTTCGGACTGTTGCCGGGCCATGACATGGATTTCAGCAACCTCACTGCAGATGGCGGACTATTTCCCGCCGGAGTCGGGGCGGTTTTCACCGCTGTCGTGGTCGCGATCTTCTCCATGACCGGTACCGAAGTCGTCACCATTGCCGCGGCCGAAACCCCCGACCCGGAACGTGCGGTGCAGCGAGCGATGGGCACGGTGGTCGCGCGCATCGCGATCTTTTTCGTCGGCTCGGTTTTCCTGCTCGCGGTGATCCTGCCGTGGAATTCGATCGAGCCGGGTTCGTCACCCTACGTCGCCGCCTTCCGGCATATGGGTATTCCCGGCGCCGATCAGATCATGAACGCGGTGGTGATTACCGCGGTGCTGTCTTGTCTGAACTCGGGTCTGTACACCGCATCGCGAATGCTGTTCGTACTTGCCGCGCGACGGGAGGCACCGGCTTCACTGGTCAAGCTCAGCGCGCGCGGAGTCCCCTATATCGCCATCCTCGCGTCCTCGGCGGTGGGCTTCTTGTGTGTGATCATGGCCGCGGTTGCGCCTAATACGGTATTCATCTTTCTGCTCAACTCGTCGGGTGCCGTCATTCTCTTCGTCTACCTGCTGATCGCGCTCTCGCAGATCATCCTGCGGGGCCGGACCCCACCGGAAAAGCTGCGAGTCCGGATGTGGATGTTCCCGATACTGTCGATCGTCGCGGTGATCGGCATCATTGGTGTGCTCGTCCGGATGGCATTCGACGACGCGGCGCGCAGCCAGCTCTGGCTCAGCCTGCTGTCCTGGCTGGTGGTGATTGGGTTGTACGCCGCCATCAAAACAGTGATGCGCAACCGGCAACCTGTCGTCGGCTAG
- a CDS encoding glutaredoxin domain-containing protein — protein MGEREVVVYWRPGCPFCWRLRTGLRRRGLPTKEVNIWSDPDAAAVVRSVAGGHETVPTVVVGDLAMVNPTAGQVVNAVRAHAPELLARSSNGGWWTVLRSRLGAR, from the coding sequence ATGGGCGAGCGAGAAGTGGTGGTGTATTGGCGGCCCGGCTGCCCATTCTGTTGGCGGCTGCGGACCGGGCTACGCCGACGAGGTCTACCCACCAAAGAGGTCAATATTTGGTCCGATCCGGACGCGGCGGCGGTGGTCCGTTCGGTTGCCGGCGGCCACGAGACGGTTCCCACCGTCGTGGTTGGCGACCTGGCCATGGTCAACCCAACAGCCGGTCAGGTGGTTAACGCGGTCCGCGCCCACGCACCCGAGCTGCTCGCTCGGAGCTCAAACGGCGGTTGGTGGACGGTCCTGCGGTCACGACTTGGAGCGCGATAG
- a CDS encoding peroxiredoxin-like family protein, whose protein sequence is MRHTTTKRFTKRLSTGETIGVGELDTVTGQSVSVPAPAGRTHLQFRRFAGCPICSLHLHRFADRHQQLTDAGITEVVFFHSPAGELRGYQALLPFAVIADPNRVYYRQFGVEKGLRALISPRSWSAGARGYRAALRHRGDPNYAGVKSSSDGETHLGLPADFLIEPDGTIVAVHYGRHADDQWSIDELLDLHHALG, encoded by the coding sequence ATGCGGCATACGACCACGAAAAGGTTTACGAAAAGGCTGTCAACCGGCGAGACCATTGGAGTGGGCGAGCTGGATACCGTCACCGGGCAGTCCGTGTCGGTGCCGGCCCCGGCCGGCCGGACGCATCTGCAGTTCCGCCGATTCGCCGGCTGCCCGATCTGCAGCCTGCACCTGCATCGCTTTGCCGACCGTCACCAGCAACTCACCGATGCCGGGATCACCGAAGTCGTGTTCTTTCACTCGCCGGCCGGCGAGCTGCGCGGCTACCAGGCGTTGCTGCCGTTCGCGGTGATCGCCGACCCGAACAGGGTGTACTACCGCCAATTCGGAGTGGAGAAGGGCCTGCGCGCTCTGATCAGCCCCCGCAGTTGGTCTGCCGGCGCGCGCGGCTACCGCGCCGCACTGCGGCACCGGGGGGACCCCAATTACGCTGGCGTGAAATCCAGTTCCGATGGCGAAACGCATTTGGGATTGCCAGCCGACTTTCTCATCGAGCCGGACGGAACGATTGTCGCTGTGCACTACGGGCGCCATGCCGACGATCAATGGTCCATCGACGAGTTGCTGGACCTACACCACGCACTGGGGTGA